In a genomic window of Canis lupus familiaris isolate Mischka breed German Shepherd chromosome 28, alternate assembly UU_Cfam_GSD_1.0, whole genome shotgun sequence:
- the BNIP3 gene encoding BCL2/adenovirus E1B 19 kDa protein-interacting protein 3 isoform X4 has translation MGKCSWVELHFSNNGNGSSVPASASIYNGDLEKILLDAQHESGRSSSKSSHCDSPPRSQTPQDTTRASEVDTHSIGEKNSSQSEEDYIERRKEVESILKKNSDWIWDWSSRPENIPPKELLFKHPKRTATLSMRNTSVMKKGGIFSAEFLKVFLPSLLLSHLLAIGLGIYIGRRLTTSTSTF, from the exons GCTCCTGGGTAGAGCTGCACTTCAGCAACAATGGGAACGGGAGCAGCGTTCCAGCCTCCGCTTCTATTTATAACGGTGACCTGGAAAAAATACTGCTGGATGCCCAGCATGAATCTGGACGGAGTAGCTCCAAGAGTTCTCACTGTGACAG CCCTCCGCGCTCACAGACCCCGCAGGATACGACCCGAGCTTCGGAAGTAGACACCCACAGCATCGGAGAGAAAAACAGCTCCCAG TCTGAGGAAGATTATATcgagagaaggaaagaagttgAGAGCATCTTGAAGAAGAACTCAGACTGGATTTGGGATTGGTCAAGTCGGCCGGAAAACATCCCCCCCAA GGAGCTCCTGTTCAAGCACCCGAAGCGCACGGCCACGCTCAGCATGCGGAACACAAGCGTGATGAAGAAGGGGGGCATCTTCTCGGCGGAGTTCCTGAAGGTCTTCCTCCCGTCCCTGTTGCTGTCTCACCTGCTGGCCATCGGGTTGGG GATCTACATTGGAAGGCGTCTAACAACTTCCACCAGCACCTTCTGA
- the BNIP3 gene encoding BCL2/adenovirus E1B 19 kDa protein-interacting protein 3 isoform X2 — MPWVGVQQAPDGTCRRAPGSWVELHFSNNGNGSSVPASASIYNGDLEKILLDAQHESGRSSSKSSHCDSPPRSQTPQDTTRASEVDTHSIGEKNSSQSEEDYIERRKEVESILKKNSDWIWDWSSRPENIPPKELLFKHPKRTATLSMRNTSVMKKGGIFSAEFLKVFLPSLLLSHLLAIGLGIYIGRRLTTSTSTF, encoded by the exons GCTCCTGGGTAGAGCTGCACTTCAGCAACAATGGGAACGGGAGCAGCGTTCCAGCCTCCGCTTCTATTTATAACGGTGACCTGGAAAAAATACTGCTGGATGCCCAGCATGAATCTGGACGGAGTAGCTCCAAGAGTTCTCACTGTGACAG CCCTCCGCGCTCACAGACCCCGCAGGATACGACCCGAGCTTCGGAAGTAGACACCCACAGCATCGGAGAGAAAAACAGCTCCCAG TCTGAGGAAGATTATATcgagagaaggaaagaagttgAGAGCATCTTGAAGAAGAACTCAGACTGGATTTGGGATTGGTCAAGTCGGCCGGAAAACATCCCCCCCAA GGAGCTCCTGTTCAAGCACCCGAAGCGCACGGCCACGCTCAGCATGCGGAACACAAGCGTGATGAAGAAGGGGGGCATCTTCTCGGCGGAGTTCCTGAAGGTCTTCCTCCCGTCCCTGTTGCTGTCTCACCTGCTGGCCATCGGGTTGGG GATCTACATTGGAAGGCGTCTAACAACTTCCACCAGCACCTTCTGA
- the BNIP3 gene encoding BCL2/adenovirus E1B 19 kDa protein-interacting protein 3 isoform X3, which translates to MSHSGTPGLQEENLQGSWVELHFSNNGNGSSVPASASIYNGDLEKILLDAQHESGRSSSKSSHCDSPPRSQTPQDTTRASEVDTHSIGEKNSSQSEEDYIERRKEVESILKKNSDWIWDWSSRPENIPPKELLFKHPKRTATLSMRNTSVMKKGGIFSAEFLKVFLPSLLLSHLLAIGLGIYIGRRLTTSTSTF; encoded by the exons GCTCCTGGGTAGAGCTGCACTTCAGCAACAATGGGAACGGGAGCAGCGTTCCAGCCTCCGCTTCTATTTATAACGGTGACCTGGAAAAAATACTGCTGGATGCCCAGCATGAATCTGGACGGAGTAGCTCCAAGAGTTCTCACTGTGACAG CCCTCCGCGCTCACAGACCCCGCAGGATACGACCCGAGCTTCGGAAGTAGACACCCACAGCATCGGAGAGAAAAACAGCTCCCAG TCTGAGGAAGATTATATcgagagaaggaaagaagttgAGAGCATCTTGAAGAAGAACTCAGACTGGATTTGGGATTGGTCAAGTCGGCCGGAAAACATCCCCCCCAA GGAGCTCCTGTTCAAGCACCCGAAGCGCACGGCCACGCTCAGCATGCGGAACACAAGCGTGATGAAGAAGGGGGGCATCTTCTCGGCGGAGTTCCTGAAGGTCTTCCTCCCGTCCCTGTTGCTGTCTCACCTGCTGGCCATCGGGTTGGG GATCTACATTGGAAGGCGTCTAACAACTTCCACCAGCACCTTCTGA